CAGAGCTAGGCCTTAAAGCAGTGAGACGTTTTAGTGAAACAGCTCACTGCTTTAACTTATTGTTTAGGCGCGTATCTTGAACCGGAAACGATATCTACTTTTCGAAGATACGCTCCAGAGTGCGAGGAAAACACATGTCTGCAACTCTTCTCACAATTGTCAGTCCCAACCCTGCTGGCGCGGCAGCAATGGAACGCTACCAAAAAGGCGCCAAGGAGGTTTTGGGGGCCGTTGGGATCACTCCTCTTTTCAAGCGGAAAGTCGTTAACGTTCTAAACGGCGAGTTCGATGGAAAAGTGGTGATGGCTTCCCAGTTCCCCTCACGCGAAGTTGCTGAGGAAGTATTCAACTCTGAGGCTTACAAAGCCCTTATTCCAGATCGGGACGAGGCCTTCTCCTCTGTTCAGCTGGTTTTGCTCGAAGACGTTTAACTCCCCCTGAAGTAGCCATTTCATACCGAGTGGCTGCATCCAACTTGAGCGCTGGTCTTCCCCCGGCGCTCCTTTTTATCCCCCTCTTCCCCGACAACACTGTCTTTTAAAAGTACCTTTCTCCGTGCGGTTTGACAGCACCCCGCGTTAGACCCATACTTGAGATTATAGCGCGAGAAAGGCACGGTATGTTGGGCGCAGGCACGCGGTTTCGTCAGGCTTTGGAGCAGGAAACTCCCCTTCAAGTGGTTGGAGCTGTGAATGCCTATCATGCACTGATGGCAACGTCCTCCGGTTTTCGCGCTCTTTATCTTTCTGGCGGCGGCGTTGCTGCATGTTCTTGCGGGGTTCCCGATCTGGGCATTACCAGCCTTGAGGATGTTCTGGTGGATGCACGCCGGATTACCAGTGTGTGCCAAACACCCCTGCTCGTTGATATTGACAGTGGTTGGGGCGGCCCCTTCAACATCGCCCGTGCGGTCCAGTCTCTGGAAAAAGCCGGAGCAGCGGCGGTTCATATCGAAGATCAGTCTAGTGATAAACGCTGCGGGCACCGTCCCCATAAAGTTCTGGTCTCCCAAAAGGAAATGGTAGGGCGGGTCAGAGCCGCCGTTGAAGCCAGAACAGACCCTGATTTTGTGATCATGGCCAGAACGGATGCTTTGGCGGTGGAA
This genomic window from Pseudovibrio sp. M1P-2-3 contains:
- the prpB gene encoding methylisocitrate lyase, with translation MLGAGTRFRQALEQETPLQVVGAVNAYHALMATSSGFRALYLSGGGVAACSCGVPDLGITSLEDVLVDARRITSVCQTPLLVDIDSGWGGPFNIARAVQSLEKAGAAAVHIEDQSSDKRCGHRPHKVLVSQKEMVGRVRAAVEARTDPDFVIMARTDALAVEGMESALTRAKAYVEAGADMIFPEAVETLKQYEEFVRSCRVPVLANITEFGRTPLFTTKELAGVGIKLALYPLSAFRAMNKAALEVFQGIRDNGTQKALLESMQTREDLYRFLDYYAYERKLDDLHAHHQDEGD
- a CDS encoding DUF1330 domain-containing protein, which produces MSATLLTIVSPNPAGAAAMERYQKGAKEVLGAVGITPLFKRKVVNVLNGEFDGKVVMASQFPSREVAEEVFNSEAYKALIPDRDEAFSSVQLVLLEDV